In one Aromatoleum aromaticum EbN1 genomic region, the following are encoded:
- the lspA gene encoding signal peptidase II — protein sequence MPEASREPAPAAPHGLTRRFFGWLALAALVVALDQFVKWLVLSRLDFGEAVPVTGFFQLVLVYNPGAAFSFLADHSGWQRWFFIALALVVCGWLLAMLRHHQHERALPLAFSLIIGGAVGNVIDRIVHGAVVDFLYFHIGRHGWPAFNVADSAITVGVAVMLWAQFRSPRDASRDSSTSENPS from the coding sequence ATGCCTGAGGCCTCCCGAGAACCCGCGCCCGCCGCACCGCACGGGCTGACGCGACGCTTCTTCGGCTGGCTCGCACTGGCTGCGCTGGTCGTGGCGCTGGACCAGTTCGTGAAATGGCTGGTGCTGTCACGGCTCGACTTCGGCGAGGCGGTGCCCGTCACGGGCTTTTTCCAGCTCGTTCTGGTCTACAACCCCGGCGCGGCATTCAGCTTTCTTGCCGACCATTCGGGCTGGCAGCGCTGGTTCTTCATTGCACTCGCGCTCGTCGTCTGCGGCTGGCTGCTCGCGATGCTGCGCCATCACCAGCACGAACGTGCACTGCCGCTGGCGTTCAGCCTCATCATCGGCGGAGCGGTCGGCAATGTCATCGACCGGATCGTGCATGGCGCAGTGGTCGATTTTCTCTACTTCCATATCGGCCGCCACGGCTGGCCGGCCTTCAACGTCGCCGACTCCGCCATCACTGTCGGTGTCGCCGTGATGCTGTGGGCGCAGTTTCGCTCACCTCGTGACGCCTCCCGCGACTCATCCACTTCGGAGAACCCCTCGTGA
- a CDS encoding aromatic ring-hydroxylating oxygenase subunit alpha, which produces MSDLASRAKMAPAVSQLPVSMYFDEKIFELEKRLLFQGGAGYVGHELMVPEVGNYRSLEWLDHSRLLFRTQDGIHRLSNVCRHRQAIMLQGTGTAERIVCPVHRWTYDQQGRLLGAPRFPENPCLDLQRDALENWHGLLFAGPRSARADLAGMELAPELGFSGFKLDRVEIHECNYNWKTFIEVYLEDYHIAPFHPGLGGFVTCDDLTWQFGDWYSVQRVGVTSLARPGSDAYRRWHEAVLAYYGDNRPPQGAIWLTYYPNVMVEWYPHVLVVSTLIPRDVNRTTNVVEFYYPEDIVEFEREFVAAEQTAYMETAIEDDDIGERMDRGRRALLQEGRDEVGPYQSPLEDGMQHFHEFYRRILGPHL; this is translated from the coding sequence ATGTCCGATCTCGCATCCAGGGCCAAAATGGCCCCGGCGGTTTCCCAGTTGCCGGTTTCGATGTACTTCGACGAAAAAATCTTCGAACTCGAGAAGCGCCTGTTGTTCCAGGGCGGGGCGGGATACGTCGGCCACGAGCTGATGGTACCGGAAGTCGGAAACTATCGCTCTCTCGAATGGCTGGACCATTCCAGGCTGCTGTTTCGCACGCAGGACGGCATCCATCGACTTTCGAACGTCTGTCGCCACCGCCAGGCCATCATGTTGCAGGGCACCGGCACTGCCGAACGGATCGTCTGCCCGGTCCATCGCTGGACGTACGACCAGCAGGGCCGACTTCTCGGTGCGCCCCGTTTTCCTGAGAATCCGTGTCTCGACCTCCAGCGCGACGCGCTGGAAAACTGGCACGGGCTGTTGTTCGCCGGCCCGCGCTCGGCCCGTGCCGACCTGGCGGGGATGGAACTGGCGCCGGAACTGGGTTTTTCGGGCTTCAAGCTCGATCGGGTCGAGATTCACGAGTGCAATTACAACTGGAAGACTTTTATCGAGGTGTACCTCGAGGATTACCACATCGCGCCTTTCCATCCCGGACTGGGAGGCTTCGTCACCTGTGACGACCTGACCTGGCAATTCGGGGACTGGTATTCGGTGCAGCGTGTGGGCGTCACTTCGCTGGCCAGACCGGGTTCGGATGCATACCGAAGATGGCATGAGGCGGTCCTCGCCTATTACGGCGACAACCGGCCGCCCCAGGGCGCGATCTGGCTGACGTATTACCCGAACGTGATGGTCGAGTGGTATCCGCACGTGCTCGTCGTCAGCACGCTGATTCCGCGGGACGTAAACAGGACGACCAACGTCGTCGAGTTTTACTACCCTGAGGATATCGTCGAGTTCGAACGCGAGTTCGTCGCAGCCGAACAGACTGCCTACATGGAGACCGCGATCGAGGACGACGACATCGGCGAGCGTATGGACCGGGGTCGCCGGGCGTTGCTGCAGGAAGGGCGCGACGAGGTGGGGCCGTACCAGTCGCCGCTCGAGGACGGGATGCAGCATTTCCATGAGTTCTACCGGCGCATTCTCGGGCCGCATCTCTGA
- a CDS encoding MaoC family dehydratase: MSEAVRDFSQCYGHDFEDLKVGMSAAIGRTVTEADIAIFAGISGDTNPVHLDAEFAASTMFGERIAHGMLSASFISAVFGTKLPGPGCIYLGQSLNFKASVKVGETVVARVTVRELVAHKRRAFFDTVCTVAGKVVLEGHAEIYLPARQ, from the coding sequence ATGAGTGAAGCGGTCCGCGACTTTTCGCAGTGCTACGGTCACGATTTCGAGGACCTGAAAGTTGGTATGTCAGCGGCCATCGGGCGCACCGTGACGGAGGCGGATATCGCTATTTTCGCTGGCATTTCGGGTGATACGAATCCCGTTCACCTCGATGCCGAATTTGCGGCGTCGACGATGTTTGGCGAACGAATCGCTCATGGGATGCTGTCGGCGAGCTTCATTTCTGCAGTGTTCGGTACGAAGCTGCCAGGACCGGGATGCATCTATCTCGGGCAGTCGCTGAACTTCAAGGCCTCAGTGAAAGTCGGCGAAACGGTCGTCGCCCGTGTGACAGTACGCGAGCTCGTGGCTCACAAGCGCCGGGCGTTCTTTGATACTGTCTGTACGGTGGCCGGAAAAGTGGTACTCGAAGGCCATGCGGAGATCTACCTTCCCGCCAGGCAATAA
- the dxs gene encoding 1-deoxy-D-xylulose-5-phosphate synthase produces MPPYPLLHRIDSPFDLRKLDRRELPALAAELRAFLIESVSKTGGHLSSNLGTVELSIALHYIFDTPEDRIVWDVGHQTYGHKILTGRREAMSRLRQFGGISGFPRRSESSYDTFGTAHSSTSISAALGMAVAARNRGEQRRSIAVIGDGAMSAGMAFEALNNAGDMRDINLLVILNDNEMSISPPVGALTKILARMFSGRTYNAARRAGEKVLGVSPPMLDFARKVEEHVKGLITPGTLFEEFGFHYYGPIDGHDLDALIPTLQNLRKLNGPHFLHVITRKGQGYKLAEADPVLYHGVSTFDHTAGIQTAKGAAKLTYTQVFGDWLCDIAAQDEKVIGITPAMREGSGMVRFAQEFPNRYYDVGIAEQHALTFAAGLACEGFKPVVAIYSTFLQRAYDQLIHDIALQNLPVMFAIDRAGLVGADGATHHGAFDLSYLGCIPNLVVMAPADENECRQMLYTAYRHNGPAAVRYPRGGGMQVGPETAMSALPIGKGEIRRSGHRIALLVFGSLLFNALQAAEQLDATVANMRFVKPLDVTLIEELAASHDLLVTLEENIVIGGAGSEVARVLESLSDRPQLLRLGLPDTFIDHGDQSQLLESVGLDAPGIVAAIRRRFSPDNN; encoded by the coding sequence ATGCCCCCGTACCCCCTGCTTCACCGCATCGACTCACCGTTTGATCTGCGCAAGCTGGACCGTCGCGAACTCCCGGCCCTGGCCGCGGAGCTGCGCGCATTTCTGATCGAGTCGGTCTCGAAGACCGGCGGACACCTGTCTTCCAACCTTGGCACTGTCGAGCTGTCGATCGCGCTGCACTACATTTTCGACACGCCGGAGGACCGCATCGTGTGGGACGTAGGCCACCAGACCTACGGACACAAGATCCTCACCGGTCGACGCGAGGCAATGAGCAGGCTGCGCCAGTTCGGCGGAATCTCGGGCTTCCCGCGCCGCTCGGAAAGCAGCTACGACACGTTCGGCACAGCGCACTCGTCGACCTCGATCTCGGCGGCGCTGGGGATGGCGGTGGCTGCGCGCAACCGCGGCGAACAACGGCGCTCGATTGCGGTGATCGGCGATGGCGCGATGTCGGCGGGCATGGCCTTCGAAGCCCTGAACAATGCTGGAGACATGCGTGACATCAACCTTCTGGTGATTCTCAACGACAATGAAATGTCGATATCACCTCCTGTCGGCGCGCTGACGAAGATCCTCGCCCGCATGTTTTCGGGTCGTACCTACAATGCCGCGCGCCGTGCCGGCGAAAAGGTGCTGGGCGTATCCCCGCCGATGCTCGACTTCGCCCGCAAGGTCGAAGAGCATGTGAAGGGCCTGATCACCCCGGGAACGCTGTTCGAGGAGTTCGGCTTCCATTATTACGGCCCGATCGACGGGCATGATCTCGACGCCCTGATCCCGACACTGCAGAACCTGCGCAAGCTCAACGGCCCGCACTTCCTGCACGTCATCACGCGCAAGGGGCAAGGGTACAAGCTCGCCGAAGCAGATCCCGTCCTTTACCACGGGGTTTCGACATTCGACCATACAGCAGGCATCCAGACCGCCAAAGGTGCCGCCAAGCTCACGTACACACAGGTGTTCGGAGACTGGCTATGCGACATCGCCGCACAGGATGAAAAAGTCATCGGCATCACACCGGCGATGCGCGAGGGCTCCGGGATGGTGCGGTTCGCGCAGGAATTCCCGAATCGCTACTATGACGTAGGAATCGCTGAGCAGCACGCGCTGACGTTCGCCGCTGGCCTTGCATGCGAAGGCTTCAAGCCCGTTGTGGCGATCTATTCGACCTTCCTGCAACGCGCCTACGACCAGCTCATCCACGACATCGCGCTGCAAAACCTCCCGGTGATGTTTGCGATCGACCGCGCCGGACTCGTCGGGGCCGATGGCGCCACGCATCACGGAGCCTTCGATCTCTCCTACCTCGGCTGCATTCCCAACCTCGTCGTCATGGCACCCGCCGATGAAAACGAGTGTCGGCAGATGCTCTACACGGCTTACCGTCACAACGGACCCGCCGCCGTGCGGTATCCGCGCGGCGGCGGGATGCAGGTGGGACCGGAAACCGCGATGTCGGCGCTACCGATCGGCAAGGGCGAGATCCGCCGAAGCGGCCACCGCATCGCGCTGCTCGTCTTTGGCAGCCTGCTCTTCAATGCACTGCAGGCCGCCGAGCAGCTCGACGCGACCGTGGCCAACATGCGTTTCGTCAAACCGCTCGACGTCACGCTTATCGAGGAACTGGCCGCCAGCCACGACCTCCTCGTCACCCTCGAGGAAAATATCGTCATCGGAGGCGCCGGATCGGAGGTGGCGAGAGTGCTGGAAAGTTTGTCAGACCGTCCCCAGCTGCTGCGCCTGGGCTTGCCGGACACCTTCATCGACCACGGAGACCAGTCCCAGCTCCTCGAGTCGGTCGGGCTTGACGCTCCGGGCATTGTGGCCGCAATAAGGCGCCGCTTCAGCCCTGACAATAATTGA
- the ispH gene encoding 4-hydroxy-3-methylbut-2-enyl diphosphate reductase, which yields MDDKEILLANPRGFCAGVERAIEIVEQALARFGAPIYVRHEVVHNKFVVDGLRAKGAIFVEELDEVPTGQTVIFSAHGVPQAVRSEAERRGLRVFDATCPLVTKVHLEVARMREQGREIVMIGHKGHPEVEGTMGQVGDGIHLVEVVQDVANIEVADPQQLAYVTQTTLSVDDAATLVAALRARFPAIVGPKKDDICYATQNRQDAVKFMAPRVDVVFVVGSRNSSNSNRLREVAELLGVPAYLVDNAEGIEPIWLEDKKRVGVTAGASAPEVLVDAVVERLKELGASSVRTLEGVPERVTFPLPRELQTPD from the coding sequence ATGGACGACAAGGAAATCCTGCTCGCAAATCCGCGCGGCTTCTGTGCAGGCGTCGAGCGCGCGATCGAGATCGTTGAACAGGCACTCGCACGTTTCGGCGCGCCGATCTACGTACGCCATGAAGTCGTGCATAACAAGTTCGTCGTCGACGGACTTCGTGCGAAGGGCGCGATCTTCGTCGAAGAACTTGACGAAGTGCCGACTGGCCAGACCGTGATCTTCAGCGCGCATGGGGTGCCGCAGGCCGTGCGCAGCGAAGCGGAAAGGCGCGGCTTGCGAGTTTTCGACGCGACCTGCCCGCTGGTGACCAAGGTGCATCTGGAAGTCGCACGCATGCGCGAGCAGGGGCGCGAGATCGTGATGATCGGACACAAGGGCCATCCCGAAGTCGAAGGGACGATGGGTCAGGTTGGTGACGGCATCCACCTCGTCGAAGTCGTCCAGGACGTCGCGAACATCGAGGTCGCCGACCCGCAGCAGCTCGCGTACGTCACGCAAACGACCTTGTCGGTCGATGACGCCGCCACGCTCGTCGCCGCACTCCGGGCACGCTTCCCGGCGATCGTCGGACCGAAGAAGGACGACATCTGCTACGCGACGCAGAACCGCCAGGACGCGGTCAAGTTCATGGCGCCGCGAGTCGATGTCGTGTTCGTCGTCGGCTCGCGCAACAGTTCGAATTCGAACCGCCTGCGTGAGGTTGCCGAACTGCTCGGCGTGCCGGCCTATCTCGTCGATAACGCCGAGGGCATCGAGCCGATATGGCTCGAAGACAAGAAACGCGTCGGCGTCACGGCCGGGGCATCGGCGCCGGAAGTGCTCGTCGATGCGGTCGTCGAACGCCTCAAGGAGTTGGGGGCAAGCTCGGTGCGCACGCTGGAGGGAGTGCCCGAGCGCGTAACCTTCCCGCTACCGCGCGAGCTTCAGACTCCGGACTGA
- a CDS encoding FKBP-type peptidyl-prolyl cis-trans isomerase: MTQIVQPDSLVTLHYRIAMENGQPLISTFESTPATLQLGAGELLPSLERLLAGLEIGKHHLFTLAPEEAFGPHNPELVERVKREHMPEEEIEPMTIMEFGAPNGSRYSGLVREINETFAVVDFNHPLAGKTIRFEVEVIGVL, from the coding sequence GTGACCCAGATCGTCCAACCCGACAGCCTGGTGACGCTGCACTACCGCATCGCCATGGAAAACGGCCAGCCGCTGATCAGCACCTTCGAAAGCACGCCCGCGACGCTGCAGCTGGGCGCTGGAGAGCTGCTTCCCAGCCTCGAACGCCTGCTCGCCGGCCTCGAGATCGGCAAGCACCACTTGTTCACGCTCGCGCCCGAAGAGGCGTTCGGCCCCCACAATCCCGAGCTCGTCGAGCGCGTGAAACGGGAGCACATGCCCGAAGAGGAGATCGAACCGATGACGATCATGGAATTCGGCGCGCCCAACGGTTCCCGCTATTCGGGGCTGGTGCGGGAAATCAACGAAACGTTCGCGGTCGTCGATTTCAACCACCCGCTCGCCGGCAAGACGATCCGCTTCGAAGTGGAAGTGATCGGCGTTCTTTGA
- a CDS encoding polyprenyl synthetase family protein, whose amino-acid sequence MSHMNFLAWMEAIQRRSETALENLLPDANIAPARLHEAMRYAVLGGGKRIRPLLVHAAGGLVGAAPERLDKVACAVELIHAYSLVHDDLPCMDNDVLRRGKPTVHVEYDDATALLVGDSLQALAFQSLSEHPLTEDPSEQLSMITQLARASGSRGMAGGQAIDLAAVGKQLSREELEYMHIHKTGALIRASVLLGAACGARLDSDRLERLDHYGKLVGLLFQVVDDILDTQSDTATLGKTAGKDADNNKPTYVTLLGMTEARALAESLLADAREALTPFGPQAARLDELATFIVHRRF is encoded by the coding sequence ATGAGCCACATGAATTTTTTGGCCTGGATGGAAGCCATCCAGCGACGCTCCGAAACCGCACTGGAAAACCTTCTCCCCGACGCGAACATCGCTCCCGCCCGGCTTCACGAAGCGATGCGCTACGCGGTACTGGGTGGCGGCAAGCGCATCAGGCCGCTGCTCGTCCATGCGGCAGGAGGTCTCGTCGGGGCTGCCCCTGAACGGCTGGACAAAGTTGCGTGCGCCGTCGAGCTGATCCACGCCTATTCCCTGGTCCATGACGACTTGCCGTGCATGGACAACGATGTGCTGCGGCGCGGCAAACCGACGGTGCATGTCGAATACGATGACGCCACCGCGTTGCTGGTGGGCGATTCCCTGCAGGCACTCGCCTTCCAGTCCCTCTCCGAGCACCCGCTGACCGAGGACCCGTCGGAACAGCTGTCGATGATCACCCAGCTCGCACGCGCGTCCGGCTCACGGGGCATGGCGGGCGGACAGGCGATCGACCTTGCTGCGGTAGGCAAACAGCTTAGCCGCGAAGAGCTCGAATACATGCATATCCACAAGACCGGCGCCTTGATCCGGGCCTCGGTCCTGCTCGGAGCTGCGTGCGGCGCGAGACTCGACTCAGACCGCCTGGAACGCCTCGATCACTACGGGAAGCTCGTGGGCCTGCTGTTCCAGGTCGTCGACGATATCCTCGATACGCAGTCCGACACGGCGACACTCGGAAAAACAGCCGGCAAGGATGCCGACAACAACAAACCGACTTACGTAACCCTCCTCGGCATGACGGAAGCCCGTGCGCTCGCCGAATCGCTGCTTGCCGACGCCCGTGAAGCCCTCACGCCTTTCGGACCCCAGGCCGCCAGACTCGACGAACTCGCCACTTTCATCGTCCATCGAAGATTCTGA
- a CDS encoding IS3-like element ISAzo10 family transposase (programmed frameshift): MARYGQAFKDKAVARLLPPESASVETVSRELSISTATLERWRADALSRPARERAWTAPARFEAVLVTAAMDEASKSAWCRENGVYPQELEQWRTAATQALADPEDAARTSHREQKADRRRIKDLERDLRRKEKALAEAAALLVLFKKARGDLSNGQGRGRMIGLEDRQTMVRHIETAHAAGARLRPACELAGITVRTLQRWKAEDGLQVGDRRPLAERPTPAHALTDEERARVLAVANEPRFADQPPARIVPALADEGVYIASESSFQRVLRAHGQTRHRGRARAPQRSRTPTTHVATAPGQVWCWDMTYLPTQVQGRWFYLYLIQDLYSRKIVGWEIHDADDADHAVSLLKRTALSEGVHAMIDKPVLHGDNGSTLKATTVLAMLHWLGVKPSYSRPRVSDDNAYVESLFKTAKYRPEFPARGFATLEDARLWGHDFVRWYNFEHRHSGIRYVTPAQRHALEDRAILAARHQTYLQARERHPARWSRGTRDWTPIGAVTLNPERDAVVRDHLHAEDIGRLVA; encoded by the exons GTGGCCAGATACGGACAAGCATTCAAGGACAAGGCGGTAGCACGGTTGTTGCCACCGGAGAGCGCATCGGTGGAGACGGTTTCCCGCGAACTGAGCATTTCAACGGCCACGCTGGAGCGGTGGCGCGCGGATGCGCTGTCCAGGCCCGCTCGCGAGCGGGCCTGGACAGCGCCGGCCCGATTCGAGGCAGTGCTGGTCACCGCAGCGATGGACGAGGCGAGCAAGAGCGCCTGGTGCCGGGAGAACGGCGTGTATCCGCAGGAGCTCGAGCAATGGCGCACGGCGGCCACACAGGCGCTGGCCGACCCCGAAGACGCGGCGCGCACCAGCCACCGGGAACAGAAGGCCGACCGGCGTCGCATCAAGGACCTCGAGCGCGACCTGCGCCGCAAGGAGAAGGCCTTGGCCGAAGCCGCCGCGCTGCTGGTGCTGT TCAAAAAAGCTCGAGGTGATCTTTCCAACGGACAAGGACGAGGACGCATGATCGGCCTGGAAGATCGCCAAACGATGGTCCGCCACATCGAGACTGCTCACGCAGCCGGTGCGCGCTTGCGCCCGGCGTGTGAGCTCGCTGGCATCACCGTGCGTACCCTGCAACGCTGGAAGGCCGAGGACGGCCTGCAGGTCGGAGACCGCCGGCCTCTGGCCGAGCGCCCGACGCCCGCGCATGCGCTCACCGACGAGGAGCGCGCCCGCGTCCTGGCGGTGGCCAACGAGCCGCGTTTCGCCGATCAGCCGCCGGCGCGCATCGTGCCGGCGCTGGCCGACGAAGGCGTCTATATCGCCAGCGAATCGAGCTTCCAGCGCGTGCTGCGCGCCCACGGGCAAACCCGTCACCGGGGTCGCGCCCGGGCGCCCCAGCGCTCGCGCACGCCGACCACGCATGTGGCCACCGCGCCCGGCCAGGTCTGGTGCTGGGACATGACCTATCTGCCCACGCAGGTGCAGGGGCGCTGGTTCTATCTCTACCTGATCCAGGACCTCTACAGCCGCAAGATCGTCGGCTGGGAGATCCACGACGCCGATGACGCTGACCATGCGGTGAGCCTGCTCAAGCGCACCGCGCTCTCCGAAGGCGTCCACGCGATGATCGACAAACCCGTGCTTCACGGCGACAACGGCAGCACGCTCAAAGCCACCACGGTGCTCGCGATGCTGCACTGGCTGGGCGTCAAACCGTCGTACTCGCGCCCGCGCGTCTCCGACGACAACGCCTACGTGGAGTCGCTCTTCAAGACGGCGAAGTACCGCCCCGAATTCCCGGCGCGCGGCTTCGCCACCCTGGAAGACGCCCGCCTCTGGGGACACGACTTCGTGCGCTGGTACAACTTCGAGCACCGCCACAGCGGCATCCGCTACGTCACGCCGGCGCAGCGACACGCGCTGGAGGATCGGGCGATCCTGGCTGCACGCCATCAGACGTATCTCCAGGCCCGCGAGCGCCACCCCGCACGCTGGTCCCGTGGGACACGCGACTGGACCCCGATCGGCGCGGTCACGCTCAATCCGGAGCGCGACGCGGTCGTACGCGACCACTTGCATGCTGAAGACATAGGGCGGTTGGTTGCATGA
- a CDS encoding exodeoxyribonuclease VII small subunit — MAKAPTAPKSFESAIAELEAIVQEMESGAISLEQALERYQRGANLLKHCQETLQAAEQRVRQLENDVLAPRNPAEDMRDQE; from the coding sequence ATGGCCAAGGCCCCAACTGCGCCAAAATCCTTCGAATCCGCCATTGCCGAACTCGAAGCGATTGTTCAGGAAATGGAAAGCGGAGCAATCTCGCTCGAACAGGCGCTGGAACGGTATCAACGCGGCGCCAACCTGCTGAAACACTGTCAGGAAACTCTGCAAGCTGCCGAACAGCGGGTGCGCCAGCTGGAAAACGATGTTCTGGCCCCGCGGAATCCGGCTGAAGACATGAGGGACCAGGAATGA
- the folE2 gene encoding GTP cyclohydrolase FolE2: MTSQQAHAIPDVQNLNDSRKLAIDKVGIKSIRHPVRVSDKNGGVQHTIAVFNMYVGLPHNFKGTHMSRFIEIINGNEREISVESIEPMLREMVKRLEAETGQIELTFPYFINKSAPISGVQSLMDYEVTFTAEIREGGAYTFTMKTVVPVTSLCPCSKKISEYGAHNQRSHVTVTAQTNSFLWIEELVQLVESQASCQLYGLLKRPDEKYVTEHAYDNPKFVEDMVRDVAGLLNAEARIDCYRVESENFESIHNHSAYALIECDKRLVVGAN; encoded by the coding sequence ATGACTTCCCAACAGGCTCATGCCATTCCCGACGTCCAGAACCTCAACGACAGCCGGAAACTGGCCATCGACAAGGTCGGCATAAAATCCATTCGTCATCCCGTGCGAGTCAGTGACAAGAACGGCGGCGTGCAGCACACGATTGCCGTTTTCAACATGTACGTCGGCCTCCCTCATAACTTCAAGGGAACCCACATGTCGCGCTTCATCGAGATCATCAATGGAAACGAGCGGGAGATTTCGGTCGAGTCCATCGAGCCGATGCTGCGTGAAATGGTCAAGCGCCTCGAAGCCGAGACAGGTCAGATCGAACTTACCTTCCCCTATTTCATCAACAAATCCGCCCCGATCTCCGGAGTGCAGAGCCTCATGGACTATGAGGTCACGTTTACGGCAGAAATACGGGAAGGGGGCGCGTACACTTTCACGATGAAGACCGTCGTACCGGTAACGAGCCTGTGCCCGTGCTCGAAAAAAATCTCGGAATATGGCGCTCACAATCAGCGCTCTCACGTCACCGTCACTGCTCAAACGAACAGTTTCCTCTGGATCGAAGAACTCGTGCAGCTCGTCGAAAGCCAGGCTTCCTGCCAGCTCTACGGCCTTCTGAAGCGCCCGGACGAGAAATACGTCACGGAGCATGCGTACGACAATCCAAAGTTTGTCGAGGACATGGTTCGGGACGTCGCCGGTCTTCTCAATGCCGAGGCCCGCATCGACTGCTATCGGGTGGAGTCAGAAAATTTCGAATCCATCCACAATCACTCGGCGTATGCGCTGATCGAATGTGACAAGCGCTTGGTTGTTGGCGCGAACTGA